Proteins encoded together in one Balneolaceae bacterium window:
- a CDS encoding acyl-CoA thioesterase: protein MTHRFDDTEPVQTDSNKKTVSASRVRMNELVMPNDTNPLGNLMGGRLLQWMDICSAISAQRHCNRNVVTVSVDNVEFKNAIKLGEVVVIEAEVTRAFTTSMEVAMQVWSENLRTGDRELCTTSFYTFVSVDADGKPVPVPGIIPESDFEKERHEQAAERREMRLKISRQNLEAHRRNKNRES from the coding sequence ATGACCCACCGATTCGACGACACCGAGCCCGTACAGACCGATTCCAACAAGAAAACCGTATCGGCTTCGCGCGTACGCATGAATGAACTGGTCATGCCCAACGACACCAATCCCCTGGGCAACCTGATGGGGGGACGTCTGCTGCAGTGGATGGACATCTGTTCGGCCATATCCGCCCAGCGCCACTGCAACCGCAACGTGGTGACGGTGTCGGTGGACAACGTGGAGTTCAAGAACGCCATCAAACTGGGCGAGGTGGTGGTGATCGAGGCCGAGGTGACCCGCGCCTTCACCACCTCCATGGAGGTGGCCATGCAGGTCTGGTCGGAGAACCTGCGAACCGGCGACAGGGAACTCTGCACCACTTCGTTTTATACCTTTGTATCGGTGGACGCCGACGGCAAGCCGGTGCCCGTACCCGGTATCATCCCCGAAAGCGACTTCGAAAAGGAGCGGCATGAGCAGGCCGCCGAACGCCGCGAGATGCGACTGAAGATCTCCCGGCAGAATCTCGAGGCCCACCGCAGGAATAAAAACCGCGAATCATGA